The following are encoded together in the Diabrotica undecimpunctata isolate CICGRU chromosome 7, icDiaUnde3, whole genome shotgun sequence genome:
- the LOC140445561 gene encoding uncharacterized protein yields the protein MMNSAKTSVYYCCVCRKNSRDHNNLNLSFFRFPKDENRFAEWKKIVQCEKLAMYSAQYCYDHFRICSLHFEEPAFAGMLKSRLKKNAKPSIHLVRLNIPVQGTPVEKLQTFASTPESLTYRIEGMHIFLKLIVGYLWENVSFGHEFGR from the exons ATGATGAATTCAGCTAAAACAAGTGTGTATTATTGCTGTGTATGTAGAAAAAATTCCAGGGACCATAACAACTTGAACTTGAGTTTCTTCAGGTTTCCCAAGGATGAAAATCG GTTTGCAGAATGGAAGAAAATTGTTCAATGTGAAAAACTTGCCATGTACAGTGCTCAATATTGTTATGATCACTTTAGAATATGCAGTTTACATTTTGAGGAACCTGCCTTTGCAGGAATGCTTAAAAGCAGGTTGAAAAAAAACGCAAAACCATCTATTCATCTTGTGAGATTAAACATTCCAGTTCAAG gcACACCTGTGGAGAAGTTACAAACATTTGCGAGTACTCCGGAATCATTGACATATAGAATTGAAGGtatgcatatatttttaaaactaattgtTGGATATTTGTGGGAAAATGTAAGTTTTGGCCATGAATTTGGTAGATAA